The segment TCCGGCGAGAAGCGGCGCGTACGCGGCGAGCCTGCGGGATACGAACTCAGTGAAGAGCCGCACGCGCTTCGTCTGGCGTGTCTCCCCCTGTGTGAGAAGCCAGAGCGTTCCGTACATGTGCAGGTCGGTGCCCGGCACCCTCACCAGGAGGGGGTCGGCGTCTCCGACGAAGCACGGCAGTGTCGTGATCCCGAGCCCTTGCCGTACCGCAGCGATCTGCGCCTCGGCGTCCGAGGTCCTGAATGGAACCCCGGTGGTGCGAACCTCACCCTCGCTGGCCCAATCCGGAATTCCATGAATGCTTATGACGATCCACCGGACAGGATCAGGCGCGCCCGCGCGCCACGCGGCCAGTCGATCACGGGACATGTAGACGCCGCCGAACAGCCCCGGTCCCTTCAGGCCGTGAAGATTGAGCGGCAGGGTTTTGCGGTCGTAGACGACGCGGATTGCGACGTCGGCCTCTCGGTTGGTCAAATTTGCCAGCTCGCCGGACGACAAGATGTCCATCTCGATGTCCGGGTGCAGACGCGCGAAATCGGCGAAATCCGGCATGAGCAGGTGTGTCGCGACGGGCGGTGCCAGCGTCACCCGCAGAAGCCCGCGCACGCTCTGGTCGCGTCCGAAGACGCGCGTCTCCAGCAGGTGCGACGACGCTTCCATCTGGTCCGCGAACTCCAGGACCTCCTCGCCCGCAGCCGTCAGGCGGTAGCCCGAAGGCAGCTTCTCGAACATGTGGGCCCCGAGCCGTTCCTCCAGTTGGGCGATGCGTCGCAGCACGGTCGCGTGGTTCACCCCGAGACGCTCGGCGGCGGCCCGCACCGAGCCTCCGCGCGCGACGGCAAGAAAATAACGAACGTCATCCCAGTCGATCATGGTGCAATCCGGCACCGCGGGGTGCGCCTTCCAGAGCCCGTAGCGAGCACATCGAACAGCAATATGGCGGTCATAGTGGCACATGTCGATGAGCGCGGCCCCATTCAGAACGGCAGCCGGATCGATTTCGCACCACCGATGTGCGCGCTTCCGCACTGAACGCCTGACGCCGGCAGACCCATCTGCAAGTTTCTCGGGGGCCTCCCCGAGCGACCAAAAGCAGAGCCTGAAGGAGAGATTATGGGAAAGTTGGACGGTAAGGTTGCAGTCATCACGGGTGGATCGAGCGGCATGGCGCTGGCGAGCGCCAGGCGGTTCGTCGGAGAAGGCGCCTACGTTTTCATCACGGGCCGGAGGCAGGAGGCGCTCGACGAGGCCGTCAAGCTGATTGGCCGGAACGTGACCGGCGTGCGCGGCGACGCGGCCAATCTCGACGACCTCGACCGTCTGTTCGACGCGGTCAAGCGCGAAAAGGGCAGGATCGACGTGCTGTACGCGAGCGCCGGCACGGGCGACGCCGTTCCGCTGGGCGAGGTTACCGAGCAGCATTTCGATGCGACCTTCGGCCTGAATACGCGCGGCACCCTGTTCACGGTGCAAAAGGCGTTGCCGCTGTTTGGCGATGGCGGATCGATCTTCATGACCGGGTCGGTTGCTTCGGTGAAGGGATTTCCCGGCTACGGCGTGTATGCGGCGAGCAAGGCGGCGTTGCGCTCATTCGCACGCACCTGGCTCAACGAACTGAAGGGCAGGAATATCCGGGTGAACGTGCTGAGCCCGGGGCCGATCGCCACGCCGATGCAGGACCAGGTTCTCACCGAGGAGGCAAAGCGGATGTTCGAATCCCTGATCCCGCGGGGAAAGATGGGTCGTCCTGAGGAAATTGCGGCGGTCGCGCTGTTTCTCGCTTCAGACGATTCGAGCTTCGTGAACGGCGTGGAGCTGTCCGTCGACGGTGGCTTCTCGGCCATCTGAAGCGCCGCGAAAAATCAACATCAATAGCGATCGGAGAACATCATGAGCTACGCAATTGCAGGATTCGGAAAGATAGGCCAGGCCCTCGCCCACGCCTTCGCCCGCAAGAACATCGAGGTGACAGTCGCAAGCAGCCGGCCGCCCAGTTGCGGTGACAGTGCACTAAACTAATTAGTGCACTGTCACCGTAACCCTAATTAGTGCACTGTCACCGTAATCCCCGTAACCCCGTCCAGCAGGTGGAGCTTCGACCGACAATTACAGGATACGCCAATCCTCAAGCCCCAGGCCGCCGACGCGACCGAACTCCCGCGCGTTGTGCGTTACGATCTTCAGCCCACGCCGCAAGGCGGAGGCTGCGAGCAACACATCGTAGGCGCCGATCGGAGTTCCCTGGCTGTTCAGGCTCGCCCGCAATTGCGCCGCCACGCGAGCATCCTCGCGCTCGAGCGGCACGACGGAGATCGTGTTCAGGAGCATCCTCATCACATCCCGCACCCGTGGCGCCAGATTGGGATTACGAGCGAGCCCATACTCGACCTCCATCTCGGTGATCGCCGAGACGGCCAATTGAGATGGCGCTTCCTGACGGAGCCGCGCCGTGACGGCCTGTTCGCCGCGCGCGAAGTCGCTCAGCACATTGGTGTCGAGAAGATACTTCACGACAACGCATCATCTCGCGGTGGCAGCAATTCATCGCGATGCGATTCGAACGGCGGCATGTCGGCTGCGCCCTGCCATTCCAATATCTGAGATGGCCAGCCGGGACTGCCGAGCGTTTTCTTGTCCAGCCATTCGCGCAGCGCCTTGCGGATCAATCCGCTGCGGCTTTCGCCAAGCGTCTTTGCCGTCTGGTCCAGTTCCTCGGCGGTCTTGTCGTCAAGATACAGGTTGAAGTTCATCAGGACGCGCCCTCCCGAATATAACCTGCTGCAGGTTATATCCAGGGAGCGGTCCTCAGCAAGCAAAAATCCGTCAAAATCTGCATGGCGGGCGCTTGCTGCCCCTCACTCCCACTCAATCGTCCCAGGCGGCTTGCTCGTCACATCGTACACGACCCGGTTCACGCCCTTCACCTCGTTGATGATGCGTGTGGCGGTCTCGCCGAGGAACTTCATGTCGAACTGATAAAAGTCCGCGGTCATGCCGTCGGTCGAAGTGACGGCGCGGAGGCCCACGACGTAGTCGTAGGTGCGGCCATCGCCCATGACGCCTACGGTCTTGACGGGCAGCAGCACCGCAAAAGCCTGCCAGATGTCGTCGTAGAGGCCGTGCTTGCGGATCTGGTCGATATAGACGGCATCGGCTTGGCGCAGGATGTCGAGTTTTGCGCGCGTGATGTCGCCGGGACAGCGGATGGCGAGGCCGGGGCCCGGGAACGGGTGGCGGCCGACGAAGATTTCGGGCAGGCCGAGCTCGCGGCCGAGCTTGCGCACCTCGTCCTTGAACAGCTCGCGCAGGGGCTCGACGAGCTTCATGTTCATGCGCTCAGGCAGACCGCCGACATTGTGGTGCGACTTGATGGTGACCGAAGGTCCGCCGGTGAAGGAGACGCTCTCGATCACGTCTGGATAGAGCGTGCCCTGCGCGAGGAAGTCGGCGCCGCCGATCTTCTTGGCCTCCTGCTCGAACACCTCGATGAAGAGACGGCCGATGGTCTTGCGCTTCACTTCCGGGTCGGTGACGCCTTCAAGCTCGCCGAGGAATTGCTTCGAGGCATCCACGTGCACGAGCGGGATGTTGTAGTGGTGGCGGAAGAGGTCGACGACCTGCTCGGCCTCGTTGAGGCGCATCAGGCCGTGATCGACGAACACACACGTCAGCTGGTCGCCGATGGCCTCGTGGATCAGCACGGCCGCGACCGCTGAATCGACGCCGCCGGAGAGGCCGCAGATCACCTTGCCTTTGCCCACCTGGGCGCGGATCTTGGCGATCTCCTCCTCGCGGAAGGCGCGCATGGTCCAGTCGCCGGTGAGGCCCGCGATCTTGCGCACGAAATTGCGGATCAGCTTGGCACCGTCGGGCGTGTGCACCACTTCGGGGTGGAACATCAGGCCGTAATATTTGCGCGTCTCGTCCTGGATGATCGCAAACGGCGCGTTCGGCGAGGTGCCGGCCACCGTGAAGCCCGGCGGCATTTTTGTGATGCGGTCGCCGTGGCTCATCCAGACCTGGTTCTTGCTGCCCGATGACCAGACGTCCTCGAACAGCTTGCTCTCGGCCTTGACCTCGACATCGGCGCGGCCGAATTCGCGGTGATGGCCGCCCTCGACGGTGCCGCCGAGCTGCTCCGCCATGGTCATCTGGCCGTAGCAGATGCCCATCACGGGCACGCCGGAGGCGAAGATCGCTTGCGGCGCGCGGGGCGAGCCGGCCTCATGCACCGACTCAGGGCCACCGGAGAGAATCACCGCTTTCGGCTTCATCTCCTTGAAGGCTTCTTCGGCCTTGTTGAACGGGACGATCTCGCAATAGACGCCGTCCTCGCGGACGCGACGCGCAATCAGCTGCGTCACCTGGCTGCCGAAATCGACGATGAGAATCTTGTCGTGCGCCGAGGCCAATGAGGGCGTCGACGCGGAGCGGTCGTTCTGTGCTGCTGTCATGGCAAGCAGATACGCGACTAGCCCCCTGCCCGCAACCGCACGGCTGCGTGCGCCCACATGCTTCTTTGGGCATGGACATATAGGTAAGCATCATTGACCTAAATTGCGAAGGCACTCGGGCTTTTGCCGAACCTGCATTTTCTCGCTCATCGCATTGGGCGCCTCTCAGTCGCAATGACGGAGACTGGAGTGCGCGCGTAGGCTAACAGTGCGCCCGCCGGCACTGAGACAGGACTCCCAAGCATGAAACTCCCCACTTCCCCCTTCACCGTCACCGACTGGAGCAAGGTCGAACCGACGACGCATCCCGGCGAGACCGGCGAGGCCAAATGGCGGACGCTGAACATCGGCGACCTCCGCGTGCGGATGGTCGAATATTCGCCGGGCTATCTCGCCGATCATTGGTGCGACCGCGGCCACGTGATCTACATCGTGAAGGGTGAGCTCGACAGCGAGCTGCGCGACGGGCGCAAGTTCAAGCTGACGCCGGGCATGAGCTACCAGGTCTCGGATTTCGGCGATGCCGCGCATCGTTCGTCCACGGCCGTGGGCGCGACGCTCTTCATCGTCGACTGACGGAACCTCAGCACGGTGTGCAGCGCAAAATAGAAAAACCCGCGCCGCTCGCTGCCAGCGCGTGGCGCCTTGAACTCGCCCCAATAAATCGGTATATTATCAAGCATCGATCCTTGGCCGAACGACTGGGCCGCTCCGTCTCATTTCAATGGACGAGCACGTTTCAGGTATTTCTCCAAAATCGACCAACCGGGACGATGGGCGCGAAGCATTCGCGCATTTGTCCCCCTGAGTGCATCGTCAATTGAAAGGAAATGACTATGGCAATGGGCACCGTGAAGTGGTTCAACAACCAAAAGGGCTTTGGCTTCATCCAGCCGGATGACGGCGCCAAGGACGTCTTCGTTCACATCAGCGCTGTCGAGCGCGCTGGTCTGTCGACCCTCAACGAGGGTCAGAAGGTCTCCTTCGACATCGTCGCGGACCGCCGCAGCGGCAAGTCCTCGGCCGACAACCTCCGCGCCGGCTAGTTGACCGCGCAATTCGCGATCTGACCACGGACGTACCGGCAGATCGTAGGATTACAGAAGCCCCGCCACCGAGACCTCGGTGGCGGGGTTTTCGTTTGCCAATCGCGCAGCTTTCGTAGGGTGGGCAAAGCGAAAGCGTGCCCACCACTTCGATCGCACCCGCCGAACGATGGTGGGCACGGCGCGTTCCGCGCCTTCGCCCACCCTACGAAGCTTTCTTCAAAACCGAGACGAAAAACCCATCCGTCCCCGTACGGCGCGGGGTCATCAGCCAGCCTTCGTCCGATTGCAGCGCGGCTGCCGCAAACTCTTCGGCCTTGTCCCAGAGCACGCTCGCGGTCTGTTCCGGCGGCACCACCGAAAACTCGGGATTGCGGCGGACAAAGGCGCTGACCTGCTCGCCATTCTCCTCCGACAGCACCGAGCAGGTGATGTAGGTGACGCGGCCGCCTGGCTTCACCAGCGGAACCGCGCGCTCCAGCACCTCGGCCTGGTCGCGCAGGCGGATCTCGAGCGCGCCCGGCCGCATGCGCCATTTGGCGTCGGGATTGCGGCGCCAGGTTCCGGTTCCCGTGCAGGGCGCGTCGATCACGACGAGATCGGCGGAGCCGCGGATGTCGGCCAGCGGATCGACCTCGCCCTTGGGCGTGCGGACATCGGCATTGTGCACGCCGGCGCGCGACAGCCGTTCGTGGATCGGCGCAAGCTGGCGCTTGTCGCTGTCGGTCGCGATCAGCCGGCCCTTGCCCTGCATCAGGGCGGCGAGCGCGAGCGTCTTGCCGCCCGCGCCGGCGCAGAGATCGATCACCTGCTCGCCGGGTTTTGCCGCGGTGAACTGGGCCGCAAGCTGCGATCCTTCATCCTGAACTTCAACGGCGCCCTTGATGAAATCCTCTTCGGCCTGGATGCCGGGATTGCGGGCATCGGCGGAGAGCTCGATGCGCAAGCCGGTTGCGGACCAATGCGTCGGTTTCGCATGAAGATGAGCAAGTGCCTTCAGCACCTTGTCGCGATTGGATTTTAGCGTGTTGACGCGCAGATCCAGCGGCGCCCGGCTCGCCATCGCGACCGCCTCCGCCGCACGGTCCTCGCCGAACACCTTTGCCAGATGGGAATCGAGCCATTCCGGATAGTCACCGGCGACGGCAGCGGGCGCATCCTTCAGGGAACGCGAGGCGAGCGCGGCCTGCTCGGCGTCCGTCAACGGCGCCGGCGCAAAGCGGCCGCCGTCGAACAAGGCGGTCATGGTGGCGGTGTCCATGTCGCGCTCGAGACGCAGCATGCCGATCAGCCGTGCGCGGGCCGTATCGGCGTCCATCAGGAAGGCGCTGGAGGCGAAGCGGCGCAGCACGTCCCAGACCAGGCCGGCAATGGCGGCGCGGTCGCCGGAGCCGGCGAAGCGGTGCGCGGTGCCCCACTCCTTCAGCGCCTTCGCCGCGGGCACGCGGTCGCGCTCGATGGTGTCGATCAGCTCGATGGCTGCGGACAGCCGGGCAGCAGGAGTCATTTGAGTCTTTCAGATCAGCAACAAAATCTTGAGGGCGAAGTAGATCCACATCGCCAGCAGCACGAGCACGCCAGCGAGCCAGATCGTGGAACGACGGCCGAAATCGTTCGAGCTGACGAAGACGCCGGCGTGTACAAGGCGGCACACCACGAACACCCAGGACATCAGCACGATGAAGAGATCGGCGTGCCGCAGCGGGAGAGCAAGCGCGATCAGGGCGTAGAACAGCACCGGCAGCTCGAACTGGTTGCGGTAGCAATTGGCGATTTGTGTGGCGCCCTTCGGCCAGTTCGGCTCGCCGAGCGCAATGTCGCGGATCTTGGTGTCGCCGGAGACCAGCGCGCGCCGGCGCCCGAACACCATGCCGAGCAGGAGCGCGAAGGTGAGAGCGATCTGCACGAAGACGGGCAGCAAGACCATTTGGACAGACATCGGAACTTTCCCGTAAGGCGGAACGCCGCGGACCGTCATTAGCCGCGACCGTTGGCCCTGACAATCAGCGAGTTGAACCGGCGTTCCAGATGGGGCGACCAACTGTCGATCATTAAAGCGATTTTGGCTCTCACGGGCCCCGGCGAGACAGCGCCATGAACCTGATGTCGTCCCTGACCGGACTGTTCGGCGATACCCAAGACGCCTCGCTCGGCATCCTGATGTCGGCGCTGGCGGGCGTCGCCGCGGCGCTGGCGGTCGCGCTGACGCTGACGGTTTATTTCCGGATGGCGTACCGGAGCTGGCGGGACGTGCTGCGGCACGGTTTAGCCGCGCTCGCCGCGGCCGCCCTGTTCGCCTTCGTCGCCTATGACATGCACCACGCCGCGGCTGCCTATCTCGGGCTCAATCCGTCCAAGCCGGCGGTCGAGTTCGAGATCCGGATGCCGAGCGAGACCCTGGCGGCGGTGTCCGACACCCAGATCGAATTGCACACCGATCGCAACCAGACCCTCGCGCTGGTCGACGGCGTCAGCGACCTCGCCGACGGACAGGCGTTGCTGCGCGGCGTCGCCGCGCTCAACTATCGCACCGCCGACCGGGTGCTGGTCGTGAACCTGCCCGGCAAGGGCACGTACGAATTCCGCCTGCGCCTGCCCGCCGAGCCGCATCGCACCGAGCAGTTCGGCCCCTGGCATCTCGCCGATCGCATCACCTCGCCGCTTGCAGGCAGAGTCGCGCCGCAGGATTCCTACGCGATCCGTTATCGCGTGTTTTAAACTTTGTTCGTTGCGATGCATGCCCGCACCGTCATCGTTCCGACGCGCAACGGCTCGTATGATGAGCCATGTCCGAATTTCGCCTCACGCAGATTTCCGACACGCATCTCGGCCGGCGCTTCGCCGGCCTGATCGCCAACTTCCATCGCGTCAGCGAGCACATCGACGCCGACAGGCCCGATCTCGTCATCAACACTGGCGACGTCTCCTTCGACGGACCGACCAGCCGGGACGACGTCGAATTCGCGAAAGGACTGCACGCGGCCCTGCCCGTCGATTGCCGCTACCTGCCGGGCAATCACGACATCGGCGACAATCCGACCGCGCTTGGGCCCGCGCCGAAGCCGCCAATCGCAGAAGTGCATCGCCAGCAGTTTCGCGACATCATCGGCGAAGATCATTGGTCGTTCGAGGCCGCCGGCTGGCGCTTCATCGGGCTCAATTCGCTGGTGATGAATTCGGGGCTCGCTTTCGAGGCCGCGCAATTCGACTGGCTGGCCTCGGACATTTCGCGCGTGAACGGCAAGCCGGTCGCGCTGTTCCTGCACAAGCCGGTGTTTCTCAACCTGCCCGACGATCCCGAGCTGCCGGAAACGTCGATCCGCTACGTGCCGCAGCCGGCGCGCGCTCGGCTGATCGAGATGTTTGCGACGGCCGATCTGCGTCTGATCGCCAGCGGCCATGTGCACCAGCGGCGTGATTTCACTTTTGGCCACACGCGGCACATCTGGGCACCATCGGCCGGCTTCAAGATCCACGACGGCCGCCAGGACCGGATCGCGATCAAGGAGACGGGTCTCGTCGAATATCGCTTCAGGCCCGACAGTTTCGAGGTCCGCCACGTCCGCGCCGCCGGCCAGGTCGATATCGATATCGAAGAGATCCTGCCCCTGATGGATCCGCACTAGCGCAGCGCTTGAGCGTGCGGCTTACGCGACGCTCTTCAGATCCTGCTGGATCGCGGCGAGCAAGGATTGCAGCGCTTCGCTGTTGACCGGCTTGCTTTCAGCTTTTGCGGACTGAACACTCACGGGCTGAGCATGAGTGGGCCGCGCAGCTTTGACCGGGCGCTTCGGGAATGGCGGCGCCGGCAACGCGGGTTGGGTCAGAGCACCCTCGTCTTCGGTGTGAACGAATTTTCCATGGATGACGTCGTCGCGGCGGCCCATGACGAACATCGTCGCCCAATAGCCGGCGGCCAGAAGGATTACGCAGAAAACACCAATCTCTAACATCGCAGCACCTAAAATATGCGCGATGATTCAATGCCTTCGCCCAGACGTCAATGAACAGGCGGTCACACCTGCCCGCTTTTGCGGGCAAGTGTTGCCGATCGGCGACTCTTTGTTAACCATCGATGTCCGGCGTGTGACGCCGGTGTAACCAGAAGGCGCTCCAGACCTTGAGAAGACGCTCCAGGCCTTGCAACTAAGCCTTGTCTTGCCCGACCCGGACCAGCTGCTTGCCGAAATTGGCGCCCTTCAGAAGGCCCATGAAGGCGCCGGGAGCGCTCTCCAGGCCCTCGGTGACGAACTCCTTGTATTTGACCCTGCCCTCACGGACCCATCCGGACATGTCGCGCAGGAAGTCGCCGTGACGGGACGCAAAATCCGAAACGATGAAGCCGCGGAAGGTCAGCCGCTTGGAAAGGATCGCGCGCATCATCGACGCGGCCCATTTCGGCGGCTTGGCTTCGGTGTCGTTGTAATGAGCGATCAGGCCACAGACCGGCACGCGGGCGAACGGATTGAGCAGCGGGAACACCGCCTCGAACACCGCGCCGCCGACATTCTCGAAATAGACATCGATGCCCTTCGGGCAGGCGTCCTTCAGCTTCGCGGCCAAATCGGGATCGCGGTGATCAATGCAGGCATCGAAGCCGAGCTCGTTGACGACGTAGTCGCACTTGTCCTTGCCGCCGGCAATTCCAACGGCGCGCGCGCCCTTGATCTTCGCGATCTGGCCCACGGCCGAGCCGACCGCGCCTGACGCGCCGGCGACAACGACGGTCTCGCCCGCTTGCGGCTTGCCGATGTCGAGCAGGCCCGTGTAGGCGGTCATGCCAGGCATGCCGAGCACGCCGATGGAGGTCGAGATCGGGCCGAGCTTGGGATCGACCTTGATCAGGCCCTTGCCGTTCGAGATCGCATGCGTCTGCCAGCCCGAGCGGATGCGAACGATGTCGCCGACCGCGAAATCCGGATTGTTGGAGGCCGCGACCTCGCTGACCGCCTCGCCCTCCATCACGCCGCCGATCGGCACCGGTGCAGCGTAGGACGGACCCTCACTCATGCGCCCGCGCATATAGGGATCGAGCGAGAGCCAGATCGTGCGCAGCAGGACTTCGCCCGCGCCCGGTGTCGGGACTGCGAATTCCTCCAAGCGGAAATCGGACGGCTTCGGTTCGCCTGTGGGACGCGCGGCGAGAACGATGCGTTTTGCTTCGGCCATGGGGCTTCCTCCTGATGAGTTGTCGCCATGATTTAGGAGAAGCGTCGCGGCGAAGCAAACCCTCGGCCAATTAAGGCTTTGGTGGCGATTTGCGAACTAAAATTGCAAAGCCCTCCCATGATCGAAGAGCCCATTCGGTGCCAGAGCTTTCCCTGTCGTCTGAACGTTCCTCCAAGACCGCCGCAAAGACCGGCGCCAAGGGTGGCATCAGCCTGCGCTGGCGCATCCTGGCAGGCAATCTGATCACAAGCCTCCTGGCCCTGGCTTTCGCCGGGGCTGTCGCCTGGGGCGGATGGGGTGACCTGCGCAAGCGGGAGGCGGCCGCGCGCTCGCTGACCGCCTTCGAACTGGTGATGAAGGCGAACAGCCTCATTCCGGCCGAACGCACAGTCTGGTTCGCGGTCGCAACCCCGGCCGACCCGGCCTCGCCCGAGAAGCTGTCGGCCCTCGACAAGACCATCGCCAACACGGATGCGGCCATCGGCGCGGCCAAGGCGGCCATTCGGGCGGCGGACCTGCCGGCCAGATCGATCGAAGCCGCCGAACAGGCCTTGCAGCAAACGCGCAGCGCCGCACGCCAGGTCGTGGTCCTGCCCAAGCCGCAACGCCCCGCCGACAGCCAGACGGCGATCGTGGACGGACTTGCGCGCGCCGTCGACGCCCTCACCGCGGCGACCAGCGAAGCCTTGATCAGCCTGTCGCACACCGGCAGCGATATCGAGAATCTCCTGCCTTCGGCCGAGCTGGCGCAAAGCGCACAAGGGATGCGTGCCATCAACGGCGCGCGCGCCGCCGTGCTCGGCCTGTTCGCCCGCAATCAGCCGCTGTCGCCGGCCCAGCGCGTCGACGTGACCGAGTTGACCGGTCAGGTCGCGCTGATCTGGAAGCAGATCGAGCAGGGAGTCCACAATACCGGCGACGCGCCGGCGCTGGTGAGCGTCTTCAACCAGGTGCGCACGACGCTGATCACCGAAGCGGAGCCGCGGTTCCGGGAGGTTGTCGCAGCAGCACGCGAGGGCCGCCCCTGCCCGGTCAGCGAGGCCGAGTGGCCCGGCTGGATCGGTCGCGTCCTCAACAGCGTGCTCGGTTTGCGCGACGCCGCCCTGACCTTTGCCCACGAGGCCAACGACGCCGCGATTGCACAGGCGCAGATGCGGCTGACCTGGGCGCTCGCGGCCCTGCTGATCGTGCTGATCGCCTCGGTCGCCGTCGTCATCGCCGTGATGCGCCAGGTGATCGGCCCGCTGGTGCGGCTGACCGGAGCGACGCTGCGGCTTGCCGACGGCGAACTCGACGTTGCAATCCCCGACGGGCATCGCAAGGACGAGATCGGCACCATGGCCAACACGCTCCAGATCTTCAAGGACGCGCTGATCGCGAAAAAGCTTGCCGACGAGGATGCCGCCCGTAACTCCGAAGCGCAGATCGAGCGCGGCCGCCGCGTCAGCGTCATCACGCGGGATTTCGAGGCCGTGATCGGCCAGATCGTGAGCACGGTGTCGGCGGCGGCGACCGAGCTTGAAGGCTCGGCCGGCACCTTGAACACGACCGCCGATCGCTCGCAGACGCTGACGACGGCCGTCGCAGCGGCGTCCGAGGAGGCATCCGCCAATGTGCAGTCGGTCGCCTCCGCGACCGAAGAGCTCACATCGTCGGTCAACGAGATCAGCCGGCAGGTGCAGGAATCCGCGCGCGTGGCCGGCGACGCTGTCGAGCA is part of the Bradyrhizobium commune genome and harbors:
- a CDS encoding methyl-accepting chemotaxis protein — translated: MPELSLSSERSSKTAAKTGAKGGISLRWRILAGNLITSLLALAFAGAVAWGGWGDLRKREAAARSLTAFELVMKANSLIPAERTVWFAVATPADPASPEKLSALDKTIANTDAAIGAAKAAIRAADLPARSIEAAEQALQQTRSAARQVVVLPKPQRPADSQTAIVDGLARAVDALTAATSEALISLSHTGSDIENLLPSAELAQSAQGMRAINGARAAVLGLFARNQPLSPAQRVDVTELTGQVALIWKQIEQGVHNTGDAPALVSVFNQVRTTLITEAEPRFREVVAAAREGRPCPVSEAEWPGWIGRVLNSVLGLRDAALTFAHEANDAAIAQAQMRLTWALAALLIVLIASVAVVIAVMRQVIGPLVRLTGATLRLADGELDVAIPDGHRKDEIGTMANTLQIFKDALIAKKLADEDAARNSEAQIERGRRVSVITRDFEAVIGQIVSTVSAAATELEGSAGTLNTTADRSQTLTTAVAAASEEASANVQSVASATEELTSSVNEISRQVQESARVAGDAVEQARRTNDRVGELSQAASRIGDVIELINSIAGQTNLLALNATIEAARAGDAGRGFAVVASEVKALAQQTAKATEEIHQQIGSVQTATQESVGAIRAIGETIERLSEISSTIAAAVEEQGAATQEIARNVQQAAHGTQQVSANINDVQQDASRTGSASSQVLTAAQLLASDSGRLKLEVGKFLEAVRAA